One genomic region from Colletotrichum lupini chromosome 7, complete sequence encodes:
- a CDS encoding methyltransferase, which yields MSNNANPALQHPAIIEAAAGPVDENEFDPVDWDVSSVESASVTSSVYSHEYDNGRRYHSYRHGRYPLPNDDEEQGRENMKHVMNLELCALAILGIDLSPIQPGWIPPNVKFLVDDAEDDWLNGDNFDLVHFRMMGMSLKKIDKVIASSYKHLKNGGWIEFQELHGEVQCDDGTVPKDDTVKRFWEMGNEAFSLFGLQFHNARDMKPRLEAAGFKNIQCEVKKCPIGTWPKDPTLRLVGKYMQEALSGVAAAFVGKPFEALGIEAVERQVWLATLRKAIKDRSAHRYMNQYFWYAQKPEDAPENDGPEAGSSDDEVA from the exons ATGTCGAACAACGCCAATCCCGCTCTTCAGCACCCCGCCATCATCGAAGCGGCCGCGGGGCCTGTGGATGAAAACGAATTCGACCCTGTGGACTGGGATGTGTCTTCCGTCGAGTCGGCCTCCGTTACCTCCAGCGTCTATTCTCACGAGTACGACAATGGACGTCGCTACCACAGCTACCGCCACGGCCGGTATCCTTTGCCAAATGATGACGAGGAGCAGGGCCGGGAGAACATGAAGCATGTGATGAATCTTGAACTCTGT GCACTGGCAA TCTTGGGCATCGACCTGTCACCAATCCAGCCGGGGTGGATTCCCCCCAACGTGAAGTTCCTCGTGGATGATGCTGAGGATGATTGGCTGAATGGCGACAATTTTGACCTGGTCCACTTCCGCATGATGGGAATGTCGCTGAAGAAAATTGACAAAGTCATTGCCAGTTCGTACAA GCACTTGAAGAACGGCGGCTGGATCGAATTTCAGGAGCTCCATGGAGAAGTCCAGTGCGACGACGGCACCGTTCCAAAAGATGACACGGTCAAACGCTTCTGGGAAATGGGCAACGAAGCCTTCAGCCTCTTTGGCCTTCAGTTCCATAATGCTCGCGACATGAAGCCCCGGCTCGAAGCAGCCGGCTTCAAGAACATTCAATGCGAGGTGAAGAAATGCCCCATTGGCACCTGGCCAAAGGATCCTACCTTGCGTCTCGTTGGCAAATACATGCAAGAAGCGCTCAGCGGCGTCGCTGCAGCATTTGTCGGTAAGCCTTTTGAGGCATTGGGTATTGAGGCGGTTGAGAGGCAGGTATGGCTGGCGACTCTCAGAAAGGCCATCAAAGACAGGAGCGCGCATCGCTACATGAATCAGTACTTCTGGTACGCACAGAAACCTGAAGATGCGCCTGAGAATGACGGTCCTGAAGCAGGATCATCTGACGATGAGGTGGCCTGA
- a CDS encoding MFS siderochrome iron transporter MirB yields the protein MVSVTRHCGSALAKPAAALCFSQDPKSPPGLFRPVLSSHPNAIHPVIYLAPHPPPSWVASRPLGSWAQESTLSGPDFGLLRAGGEPPQTTGRFSLLTLDLVINLFLPLSALFVFGVKRIMAVISQLREALGRKPAPVDDSPMTITTAPETANNIDDKELGEIPPDDEKPGEEQRVSQEVQHGVKLAQALTLTWGKNSLIAIFIF from the exons ATGGTGTCGGTAACCCGGCACTGCGGGTCTGCTCTCGCCAAGCCCGCAGCTGCTTTGTGCTTTTCGCAGGATCCAAAGTCCCCTCCAGGGCTCTTCCGTCCCGTCTTGTCTTCCCACCCCAACGCCATCCATCCTGTGATCTATCTGGCCCCTCATCCGCCGCCATCATGGGTCGCCTCCCGACCTCTCGGTTCCTGGGCGCAAGAAAGCACACTAAGCGGCCCCGACTTCGGTCTCCTGCGCGCTggtg GCGAACCCCCCCAAACCACCGGCCGCTTTTCTCTTCTTACTCTGGACTTGGTCATTAATCTCTTCCTGCCGCTTTCCGCTTTGTTTGTCTTTGGTGTAAAGCGCATCATGGCAGTGATTTCGCAGCTTCGTGAGGCCCTCGGCCGCAAGCCGGCCCCGGTCGACGACTCACCCATGACCATCACCACGGCGCCGGAAACCGCCAACAACATCGATGACAAGGAACTGGGTGAGATCCCGCCCGACGACGAGAAGCCGGGCGAGGAGCAGAGGGTCAGCCAGGAGGTTCAGCATGGTGTCAAGTTGGCGCAGGCTTTGACCTTGACGTGGGGCAAGAACTCGCTGATTGCCATCTTCATCTTTTAA
- a CDS encoding cyclin, which produces MAYYQQQQQHSDPTFFTEDHDEPQRPRMGTRDAAKMIARQRQEIIASELSRIAGDEYLEDIMKHMRHMEDETMPDANLIDMQREIQWYMRPYLIDFLIEAHAAFALLPETLFLTVNLLDRYCSKRVVYKQHYQLVGCAALLIAAKYGDKKDRVPQIHELNNMCCGLYDAGMFTQMEMHVLNTLEWTIGHPTVDFFTQLIVAEEHDKVEVEHMAAYICEIALYHRNFVSTKPSIMARSSLALARAILGEPEINDGEWDHVENVTLLTLSQHLHSPSVALARKYSSSHFSGVAKKLASFMAHQASIARAQSGVPPSPPSESASKHSNIYSTPHKGHGAVAGVVEGYMTPPITPDGAAYGTVNKDAYPMPPRCPVTPTPQPNTTAYAQQQVQQQYAPFVHQHTTGHHMA; this is translated from the exons ATGGCGTACTACCaacaacaacagcagcaCTCCGATCCTACCTTCTTCACAGAGGACCACGACGAACCCCAACGGCCGCGAATGGGCACTCGGGACGCCGCCAAGATGATTGCGAGGCAACGGCAGGAGATTATCGCCAGCGAGCTTTCCCGGATAGCTGGTGACGAGTACTTGGAGGATATCATGAAGCACATGAGGCACATGGAG GATGAGACGATGCCTGATGCCAATCTCATCGACATGCAAAGAGAGATTCAATGGTACATGAGACCCTACCTCATCGACTTTCTCATCGAAGCCCATGCTGCCTTCGCCCTCCTCCCCGAGACTCTTTTCCTCACTGTCAACCTCCTCGACCGGTACTGCTCAAAGCGTGTCGTCTACAAGCAACATTACCAGCTCGTCGGTTGTGCCGCTCTCCTGATCGCCGCCAAGTACGGTGACAAGAAGGACCGCGTGCCCCAGATCCACGAACTCAACAACATGTGCTGTGGCCTGTACGACGCCGGCATGTTCACCCAGATGGAGATGCACGTCCTCAACACCCTCGAGTGGACCATTGGCCACCCCACTGTCGACTTCTTCACCCAGCTCATCGTCGCTGAGGAGCACGACAAGGTTGAGGTTGAGCACATGGCTGCCTACATCTGCGAGATCGCCCTGTACCACCGCAACTTCGTCTCCACCAAGCCTTCCATCATGGCTCGCTCATCTCTCGCCTTGGCAAGAGCGATCCTTGGCGAGCCCGAGATCAACGATGGAGAGTGGGACCACGTTGAGAACGTCACCCTGCTGACTCTCTCTCAACACCTGCACAGCCCCTCCGTCGCCCTCGCGAGGAAGTACTCATCATCACACTTCTCCGGCGTCGCGAAGAAGCTTGCGTCTTTCATGGCTCACCAAGCTAGCATCGCGCGAGCCCAGTCGGGGGTCCCTCCGAGTCCGCCTTCTGAGTCCGCCTCAAAACACTCAAACATCTACAGCACCCCCCACAAAGGCCACGGAGCTGTCGCAGGAGTAGTAGAAGGATACATGACCCCGCCCATCACCCCTGATGGCGCCGCATATGGAACCGTGAACAAGGACGCATACCCCATGCCGCCGAGATGTCCGGTCACCCCGACACCGCAACCCAACACAACGGCGTACGCGCAACAACAAGTGCAGCAGCAATACGCCCCCTTTGTACACCAACATACGACGGGTCACCACATGGCCTAA
- a CDS encoding glycosyl hydrolase family 18 has product MEEGPCWPDSSSLHPKGTFSVSIQVSSLELEVSRPRWTRPAGLTPSQLSFLRSPNSNLLLLAAAGVESHTLQAGGDQPDPWPPSTILRTRLAYGVLCLQVLAFGTWNEVGANPMTPHPWPLADEMFAPTTPQIQRHRFSFALSSCVSLPVLAFLQPRISDMLRSDTEETERTIRCLLQTLTRVCPGSINFCPHGIQWLKPTTATDLHMEPCLHIFVRTDTKDRVLQTVWAHTIQTSSYSTVSFVGPYDLPGDATRQDMTSASDAHQRQHLHVRFVVDLPLAPNRTNNGQTRQQSALAYQSHHAAVAYSSIPNSAIPHAMTSFIQIVGFPNSQGRFQCSVMCCQRGMQSFCAHPPPQPIDSVGCFHRLVGHITQPSCCYMSPSTTPPLPINSRNYATGQIAHRDGRPERHNFSLSLMLKPRRRRSLCPARLARRSTSPPEPPAYRRRSWDLPTSKTTDTAVPPEGFSAYRFASRSTLCTEFGPRSSGHGQQLTLGDRERVRDTLLGNVGGSVAQHATRPIAGKQVVLEFWYTTAEIPPRCLAARLVVLAWQRLVDSPAMLSFFQAARSHIQGLGYFPQPRHPGFEGFSALSDNLPQSEITSMSRIWFQVFCQFHAEISLAASVHSHRFFPWFGNGNINVRVQEPNELPTQRGWMAGRGALKILLEPHHCSSLDQSSPPLLPCRSAVGTTAMFALATESTDMGVENFWGAGLAGRAWRIQLEDAEEGSFLFVATLIVNCRQGEERVRTPTSERTNQNNGASGRAWPPYYYDALQFGFGSHLLILLRLFVSVLTPFAPPHDPSFTPNPIMSCIMASKYPGPSCNFDTRPLVSTASNKALYYLARPAFAHRRIWLVTPLIAQTCSFGFKSFSSYTVLTTVPFLMATRVKMSSSSSSRKSRRTTSISNVMYTNAVYFPNERIYQGDTPGAMNYGCINHVYYAFANISPDGGVFLSDEWADARAPVDGVQGGLGSLMHLKQKHPHLQVILSIGGGNSSAVFPVIAANTLYRDNFARSARGLVDASGLDGIDIMWEYPCDSQQGHHFLALLAAVRLHMPESHYLLTAALPASRAILQYIDLQRTADYVDYLNLMAYDFAGTWTHRSGHHAQLYAMSKDETSGASTVQYLVSQGFPSQKILLGIPLYGRSFLHATGPGQKFKGSGGSNGTFEYNQLPRRGTKEVIDKKSIGAQCVGADGGFVTYDNPDTVKMKAAFCKQKSLGGLFYWSGPADAKESSRSLIATGFRALHIRRHVSANLGLTGRKAVTDRR; this is encoded by the exons ATGGAGGAGGGGCCCTGCTGGCCCGATAGTTCCTCTTTGCATCCAAAAGGTACCTTCAGTGTAAG TATTCAAGTATCTTCATTAG AACTCGAGGTGTCGAGACCGAGATGGACCCGGCCTGCGGGACTTACACCTTCCCAACTTTCTTTCCTCCGAAGTCCAAACTCcaacctcctccttcttgcaGCTGCAGGTGTGGAAAGTCACACCTTGCAGGCAGGCGGAGACCAACCGGACCCTTGGCCTCCTTCTACAATACTCCGTACCCGACTTGCCTACGGAGTACTGTGCCTTCAGGTTCTGGCATTTGGGACATGGAATGAAGTGGGAGCAAATCCAATGACCCCGCACCCTTGGCCTTTGGCCGATGAAATGTTTGCTCCAACAACGCCACAAATCCAACGACATCGTTTTTCTTTCGCCCTCTCCTCTTGCGTTTCTCTGCC CGTCTTGGCGTTTCTTCAACCTCGAATCTCTGACATGCTTCGCTCCGATACGGAGGAGACAGAACGCACAATACGATGCCTTCTTCAGACCCTGACTAGAGTTTGCCCGGGGTCCATCAACTTTTGCCCTCATGGCATCCAATGGCTGAAGCCGACTACTGCGACTGACTTACATATGGAGCCCTGCCTGCATATCTTCGTACGTACAGACACCAAAGACAGGGTGCTGC AGACAGTATGGGCACACACAATACAGACGTCCTCTTATAGCACTGTGTCTTTCGTGGGCCCATACGACTTGCCCGGCGACGCAACTCGACAAGACATGACCAGTGCTTCGGACGCACATCAAAGACAGCACCTCCATGTCCGCTTCGTCGTCGACTTGCCATTGGCCCCGAATCGCACCAACAATGGGCAAACAAGACAACAATCCGCCCTCGCATATCAGTCACACCATGCAGCTGTCGCCTATTCATCGATACCCAACTCGGCCATCCCTCATGCAATGACCTCATTTATCCAAATCGTCGGATTTCCCAACAGTCAGGGCCGCTTCCAATGTTCCGTCATGTGCTGCCAGCGTGGCATGCAGTCCTTCTGCGCTCATCCTCCACCTCAACCCATCGACTCTGTCGGCTGTTTCCATCGTTTGGTGGGGCACATCACGCAGCCAAGCTGCTGCTACATGTCCCCCTCGACGACCCCTCCCCTGCCCATCAACTCTCGCAACTATGCTACTGGTCAAATCGCACACAGAGACGGCCGTCCTGAGAGACACAATTTCAGTTTGTCACTTATGCTCAAACCTCGACGCAGACGCTCCCTCTGCCCAGCCCGGCTTGCTCGACGCTCAACTTCACCGCCTGAA CCCCCGGCCTACCGGCGCAGGAGCTGGGATCTACCCACTTCAAAAACAACAGACACCGCCGTGCCGCCCGAAGGTTTCAGTGCATATCGATTCGCCAGTCGATCCACTCTTTGCAC CGAATTCGGCCCTCGCTCATCCGGCCACGGGCAGCAACTGACCCTGGGAGATCGGGAGCGAGTGCGGGATACACTCCTCGGAAACGTCGGTGGGAGCGTGGCACAGCATGCTACTCGGCCCATCGCAGGGAAGCAGGTTGTTTTAGAGTTTTGGTACACCACAGCAGAAATACCGCCTCGCTGTCTTGCCGCACGTCTCGTCGTCTTAGCCTGGCAACGCCTCGTGGATTCTCCAGCCATGCTTTCTTTTTTCCAGGCCG CTCGAAGCCACATCCAGGGACTGGGGTATTTTCCCCAGCCTCGGCATCCTGGCTTCGAAGGCTTCTCAGCTTTAAGCGACAATCTCCCCCAG TCGGAAATAACAAGCATGTCTCGAATCTGGTTCCAAGTCTTCTGCCAGTTTCATGCCGAAATTAGTCTTGCTGCAAGTGTTCATTCACATCGCTTCTTTCCGTGGTTCGGCAACGGCAATATCAACGTCCGTGTGCAAGAGCCGAACGAACTTCCTACGCAACGAGGCTGGATGGCCGGCCGTGGAGCACTCAAGATCCTCCTAGAGC CCCATCATTGCAGCTCGCTAGACCAAAGCTCCCCCCCGCTATTGCCCTGCCGCTCTGCCGTGGGCACAACGGCGATGTTCGCATTGGCGACCGAGA GCACGGACATGGGCGTCGAGAACTTTTGGGGCGCTGGCCTG GCCGGGCGAGCGTGGAGAATCCAGCTGGAAGACGCAGAAGAA GGATCATTCCTGTTCGTTGCAACCCTGATCGTCAACTGCCGCCAAGG AGAAGAGAGAGTCAGGACGCCGACGAGCGAGCGAACTAATCAAAACAACGGCGCCAGTGGCCGGGCATGGCCGCCCTACTATTACGATGCCTTGCAATTTGGCTTTGGCAGCCATCTCCTCATCCTTCTCCGCCTCTTCGTCTCTG TACTCACTCCCTTCGCACCCCCCCATGATCCGTCCTTCACCCCCAACCCAATTATGTCATGCATCATGGCTTCAAAGTATCCTGGACCCTCTTGTAATTTTGATACCCGTCCCTTGGTCTCCACCGCCTCGAACAAGGCCTTATACTACCTTGCCCGTCCCGCGTTTGCTCACCGTCGCATTTGGCTTGTCACTCCC CTCATTGCTCAAACATGCAGCTTTGGGTTCAAGTCCTTTTCTTCATATACTGTCCTTACTACCGTTCCCTT TCTTATGGCAACCAGAGTCAAGATGAGTTCTTCATCGTCTTCGCGCAAGTCGCGCAGAACAACTAGCATCTCCAACGTCATGTACACCAACGCGGTCTACTTCCCCAACGAGCGGATATACCAAGGCGACACGCCGGGCGCCATGAACTATGGCTGCATCAACCATGTGTATTACGCCTTTGCCAATATCTCGCCTGATGGAGGTGTTTTC CTGAGCGACGAGTGGGCCGATGCCCGCGCACCAGTCGATGGCGTCCAGGGTGGCCTAGGGTCTCTCATGCACCTCAAGCAGAAGCATCCCCATTTGCAAGTGATTCTATCCATCGGGGGCGGCAATTCCAGTGCCGTGTTCCCCGTGATAGCTGCGAACACACTCTACAGAGACAACTTTGCCCGGTCTGCGAGAGGCCTGGTCGACGCGTCGGGCTTGGATGGTATTGATA TTATGTGGGAGTATCCTTGTGATTCTCAGCAGGGCCACCATTTCCTGGCTCTGTTGGCGGCTGTTCGCCTTCATATGCCCGAAAGTCATTATCTCCTTACTGCTGCGTTACCTGCCAGCCGAGCGATCTTGCAATACATCGATCTGCAACGAACGGCCGACTACGTCGACTACCTCAACCTCATGGCGTACGACTTCGCCGGCACGTGGACACACAGAAGCGGCCATCACGCGCAATTGTATGCAATGAGCAAGGACGAAACCTCGGGCGCATCAACCGTGCAGTATCTGGTCTCGCAAGGCTTTCCCTCGCAAAAGATCCTCCTCGGCATTCCCCTCTACGGTCGCAGCTTTCTTCATGCCACTGGGCCGGGACAGAAGTTCAAGGGAAGTGGCGGGAGCAATGGGACATTCGAGTACAACCAACTTCCCCGTCGGGGGACGAAGGAAGTCATTGACAAGAAGTCTATCGGGGCCCAATGCGTCGGAGCAGATGGCGGCTTCGTCACTTATGATAACCCCGATACGGTGAAGATGAAGGCTGCATTTTGCAAACAGAAGAGCCTAGGA GGACTATTCTACTGGAGCGGACCAGCAGACGCAAAGGAGAGCTCACGGAGTCTCATAGCCACCGGATTCAGAGCTCTGCATA TCCGCCGACACGTGTCGGCAAACCTCGGCCTCACGGGCCGGAAGGCAGTGACAGACAGACGATAA
- a CDS encoding MFS siderochrome iron transporter MirB, which yields MWFLYLTNGFQSSVLSSLTPYAASDFESHSLLPVIDIVSSAMTASVYIPLAKILDLWGRAEGFLLMVLFATLGMIMLAASQNLATYCAATVFWQVGWSGLTYSIDVITADSTHVKNRGLAFAFTSSPYIITAFAGPKAAEGFLNNVNWRWGFGCFSIVLPVVAVPMYSILKWNIHKAKKRGTLVREPSGRSFVQNVWWGLIEFDVLGIVLFACGLVTFLLPFSLASTAPDGWKSAYIIAMIVTGFVVLALFLLNELYLAPKPFLKFEFFSDRTVIGVCVLDITYQVAYYCWNSYFTSFLQVVNDLSVSNAGYVGNTFDVVSGVLLFIVGFSISKTGRFRWLLMVGVPLYTFGQGLMIYFRQPGQSVGYLVMCQIFTSIGGSVFILCMQVAILAAVDHQHVAAALALLSVCGNIGGSVGNTISAAIWTNTFEKALERNLPESALESLADIYADLDTQLSYPVGSDERLAIQNAYGYAQTRMLAAGTSVMVFGFIAIFMIKNYNLKEMKQTKGLVF from the exons ATGTGGTTTCTGTACCTCACCAATGGATTCCAGAGTTCCGTGCTGTCCAGCTTGACGCCGTATGCCGCCAGCGACTTTGAGTCGCACTCGCTCCTCCCCGTCATCGACATTGTGTCCAGCGCCATGACGGCTTCGGTGTACATCCCGCTGGCCAAGATTCTGGATCTTTGGGGACGAGCGGAGGGGTTCTTGCTCATGGTGCTCTTCGCGACGCTGGGTATGATTATGTTGGCCGCCAGCCAGAACCTTGCCACGTACTGTGCCGCTACC GTCTTTTGGCAAGTCGGCTGGTCCGGTCTCACGTATAGCATCGACGTGATCACGGCGGACTCAACCCACGTCAAGAACCGAGGCCTGGCGTTCGCCTTCACCTCCTCGCCCTACATCATCACGGCGTTCGCCGGTCCCAAGGCCGCCGAGGGCTTTCTCAACAACGTCAACTGGCGTTGGGGCTTTGGCTGCTTCTCCATTGTCTTGCCCGTCGTTGCCGTGCCCATGTACAGCATCCTGAAGTGGAACATTCACAAGGCCAAGAAGCGTGGTACTCTGGTGCGCGAGCCTAGCGGCCGTAGCTTTGTGCAGAATGTCTGGTGGGGTCTGATCGAGTTTGACG TCCTGGGAATCGTCCTCTTCGCTTGTGGCCTTGTCACCTTCCTCCTCCCTTTCTCCCTCGCGAGTACCGCCCCAGACGGCTGGAAATCAGCCTACATCATCGCCATGATCGTCACGGGCTTCGTTGTCCTcgccctcttcctcctcaacGAGCTCTACCTTGCGCCCAAGCCCTTCCTCAAGTTCGAGTTCTTCTCCGACAGGACCGTCATCGGCGTCTGCGTCCTCGACATCACGTACCAGGTCGCCTACTACTGCTGGAACAGCTACTTCACCTCCTTCTTGCAGGTCGTCAACGACCTCTCCGTCTCCAACGCGGGCTACGTCGGCAACACCTTTGACGTCGTCTCGGGCGTGCTCCTCTTCATTGTCGGCTTCTCCATCTCCAAGACGGGCCGCTTCCGCTGGCTCTTGATGGTCGGCGTGCCGCTGTATACCTTTGGCCAGGGGCTCATGATTTACTTCCGCCAGCCAGGCCAGAGTGTCGGGTACCTTGTCATGTGCCAGATCTTCACGTCCATTGGTGGCAGCGTCTTTATCCTGTGCATGCAGGTCGCTATCCTGGCGGCCGTGGACCACCAGCACGTCGCCGCCGCGCTCGCGCTCCTGAGCGTCTGCGGCAACATTGGCGGCTCTGTGGGGAACACCATCTCTGCGGCCATCTGGACCAACACGTTTGAGAAGGCTCTGGAGCGGAACCTTCCCGAGTCTGCGCTGGAGAGTCTGGCGGATATCTATGCGGATCTCGATACGCAGCTGAGCTATCCCGTGGGTAGCGATGAGCGACTCGCTATCCAGAATGCATACGGATATGCTCAGACGCGGATGCTTGCCGCTGGAACTTCGGTGATGGTGTTTGGGTTCATTGCTATTTTCATGATTAAGAATTACAACTTGAAGGAGATGAAGCAGACCAAGGGTCTTGTGTTCTAA